The stretch of DNA AGTTACAGGCACTACTAGTTCCTTGCAGCTTTCATATGGTTTTATATAACTCTGGATGATAACATTATCCAACAATTGGACAAAGTCCAACTTGCCTGCCTAAACAAACCCAGGATGGCAAGACATAAGCTTGTGGGGACTacacataaaagaaaaggctaaGAACTGGGTGCCTGTAACTAGTTATAATTTGTGACAAGAATTTCATACCAGAATGACTTACGGGTTGCTTGATGGAACTTATCCATATTTCTGAACTGTAATACAGTATTGAATACCAGAAGGACTACTGGTGAGCAAATTTTGAAGTATAAATTAATGACTACTCTAGTACAGTAGTAAGTACCCCTCCAGAAGGACTTTTCTTAACGCAATAAACTCCAACGAATCCCCCTTACATGGTAAGGTAAGCGCATGGTAAGAAAGTCAAAACAGACATTCGGGCAAATGTTTCGTACCGGTGAAATTTCAATCTGAATGGGCAAAATGGCAAACTAAATTCACAGACTATGATGTGAGCATGCAATTTCTTTATAGTTACTGGTAAGTTTAAGTTTCAACCAATGCATGCAATTCCCACTTCACAGAAGCAAACTCCAAAAGATCATCATGCCAATGCATGAGCCCATAAGAAAACCCATCCAATAAGCTGCATAATGGCATTTTCCCCTTAGCACACAACCGCAATCTAGTGATCAACTACTCATAAATCATAATTGGTGCCCAGCAATAGTAACTACAGATCCACACAAATGAGCAATGATCAGGCATGAAAATATAGAAGTTGCACCACAATACCCATGAAAAGTGCAGcaacttaattacctttttaTCTTTCAAGCTATGCCATTAAAAGAGGACAAGCCATATAAAAATGAGCATGAAACCCAATCAATTTGTGCAATATCATCATTTAGGGGCAATTTTGCCTCGAGCAACCAAAGCTACTCCGCAAGCACTCCATGAGGCCATGCCGATGAGAGTAGTAGTCTATCACGACGATAAACCATTCCAATGAAAACGCTAGCGCTCCGACCATATGCAACAGCAAAGGAGTAAGCTCTGTGTGCAAAGGAAGCACCTTCCACAGCCCTTGGAGAGGCCGTGCCTCCGTCGGCTCGGCATCTGCGATCCTCACGAAGTGCTCGGCCTCCATTACACGGCCTCTTCTCCTCCCCTGCTtactcctcctcttcctccctgcTCCAGGGCTCCTCCGGTTAGCGAAATGCATGTACATCACCTCCGGTGGCGAGCCTCCCTCAATCGCCTCATCCTCGTCATCCCCAGATGACGCTGAGGCCTCCACCACAATGTGGTTGTTCCCGACGAAATTGACGCAGACCGGGACGTCCCCCATGGCGGCGACCGTCTCACCGGATTCGTCGATGGAGAGGGTTACGAAGGGGGacttggcgacggcgaggccgtgCGCGGAGGGCGCGAGGAGGGACGCCGCGAGGGTTCCGCGCGGTGCCCACTCGAAGGCCGCGAGGGACGAGGGGGGCGAGCCGTAccgggagccggaggaggggaggcggcgccagAGGCCGAGGAGCCGACGGAGGCGGTGGAGGGAGCGGAGGAgacgcgcggccgcggcggggtcggggtcggggccgccggggaggaccggccgcggcggcgggagcccGAGGcggagcgcgagcgcgagTGGTAGcgacggggacgacgcggccgccgcgagcCGGCGGCAGgcgcaggccgccgccgcggcgtccggcGGGGCCAGGAGCGCGAGGATCGCCAGCAGCGCGTCCTCCGGCAGGTCCTCCAGCACCGTCCccacggccgccaccgccggtggcGAGGTCTCCATCACAGCGATCGATCCAGAACCAGCCacagagaaagagagatccAGCAGCAGCTACAGAGGGGTCGGGATCCGGCGAAtggtcagcggcggcggtggcggtggtcgTCGGAGAAAGCAACGGAGGCGgtggggggagagagagagagagagagagagagaggggaatgtACTAGTCGTATTCGTATCGTAACGCGAGGTGGGGGAATATTCGGGGTGGGGGATTCCCTGGGTGGACGGAGCCGTTCCGTGGGGCGGAGAGCAAGGTCGCCGACATCTGGGGCCCACGTCGCGGCTGGTTAGGTGCGCCCGACGTGCCGGGGGGCAAATTGGGGTACGGGTACGGGAGATGGCGTGCGCGTAGTGGTTTTGTTTggaaaggaggaggaacgTGGGGCCATGTGATTTTGGTTAACGAACGGTGGATGGCGCTGTGCGTGACGTGGCGCCGGGAGGTGCACCTGACTCGCGGGGCATTTGTCGAGCAGgttacttataaatatattttaaaaaaataatagtcagttataaatatattttaaagaaataagagaggagaaacaaaaaatagtgaaATATACTTTCgtagccagctgtagcacGTTTCAAGACGTAATGtgtgtataatattttatagctaactattatatgaattgacaattagattgactatagatgaattagagccagtagtgggctatactattgaaagTGCTATTATTTTCCAAGACAAAGTCTAGCcttttataaatgagaaaatttaCTACAGGATATTCCATGTTTCCAGGAGAGACAGCAGAGAGCGTGAAATTCGAGTGTCTTGTAGcaaatttttctttgttaaaTTGAAAGTTTTAAACACATAACCTTAGGGTGTTATTACTTGTGTTACTGTAATCACTGAACTACATGATCTTTCGATCGTAAACACACTTAGAAAGAGAAAGTTTTAAAGAGAAATGAATGTTGAGTTTTACGTCATCTATCATAATTTCACTATTTATAGAAGTGTTACTACAGTATCTTCAAtgaaagactaaaaattaagtCCCAAAATCATATATTGGAGCACTCCTAGAAAATAGTGGGCCTACAAAATTACAATAGAGACCCAAAAATTGGATCCTAATAGTTAGTTGGTTGGTTGGCCACATAAGCAAGGTGGGACTAGGTCGTCGGGtcattctctttttctccccTTCCGCATGATAACGTACGCCGCCACTTTACTGTCATATCATCATATGAATTGATCATATAATCTATTTGATCTTCTTCGGTTCTATAGAAAAACGGAACACCAAGATGATTCTCTAGTCATACATATCATCAATTACAGATAAAAATAGCTCACCTTTACGCATTGTAGGTGTGAGCATGATGAAATAGAGGAAAATATAACTCGGCCGAAAAAATGGCGCGACGCACACTTTCACACACAGTAGGTGTGAAATTTTGTGCGGAATGAGAAATTGGGAACGCATATTGCTTCCTCAAATCTGATCCACTTTTGGGCTAGGATTAGGAGTGGGGATACTTAATAATAAGATTGGGTATCTATTAGATGTGTGTTTTAATGGTAAATCCAAAAGCAGTTTCTTTTTGGTACTTCTTTGGTACATTGTCGAAGATTGCTCTTATAGACGCTGACATATAGACACCACACAGGATTAACATATCAATGGTTACAATGGTATTACCATAATAATAGAAGATGCACAATGTAGATGTTACCTGTAATCCTAAATAACTCATTAATTAAGATATGGTACATACTTGATACTTGGCCACCAGTAAGTTTGTATTAGAGCACTCCCACCTGCTCATCctcatttgatcatccatattaacaTTTGGATgcctttatatattttgttaatattttgCAACTAGCTTTTctcatattatttttgctcTCTACTCTTGAGATTTGATGTTGAGATATGGAGTAGGAGAGATAAACTTCAAATATGGAGCTTCTCTTTACAATATGGAGGATGTTCTATTTGGAGGATGGGATAAAGTATCTGCTGGAATAACTTTTCTCTTCtacatactatatttttaggatGAAGGATGAGATGAGTATCTGTTGAGAATGCTCTTTGATGTCACATATGGCACATATTATGCTACATCCCTCTTCAAATATGGTCACCAATAAGCTTGTCTCATGTCATGTTAGGTCGATCTTGCTGTTGCCAGGGTGGATGGAATCCACAGAATCATGTGCTTGAATGACAATTACTCCATCTCTCtgaaaaactttatttttcactcatctcacacatactaataaaaaaactagaatacTCTCCGCTTTATCAAGTCCCAATGCAATTATTTTGCACTTTATCTGTACTTCCAATACAACTTTCCTACTTTCATAAACTTTGATGCAACGGTtactcaaaataaacttattttggaataaataAGGTATATCAAGATTgatcttattttaggatggacgTAGTAGCTAGTGAAGGTCATTTGCCGTAGGTAGGAACTATTGGTCCTTGTACCATAGGATTCCCAACTCATTTTTTGAAAGTTGATGGTATTTCCCTTTTTCAATTGTCTCTGGATCTCTTTGACCTTCACATCTCTTTGTTGAGGCTTCTTGATTTGATTTGGTAGCTTGGACTCTATTTCCAAGCTGGCTAGGATTCCAAGCGTAGGATCATGAAAGGTGACTAAGGGTGAATAGAcggttttgatatttttggcTAAACCGAGTTTTATATATGGAAGAGGAAATCAAAACAATTTGTACAATTCAAAACCTAACTTAATTAATCTCAACTAAGTGCACGAAGAAGCTAGTTTATATTGAGATGTGCAAACCTAGAGTGATAGTTACATAAATAATCTCTAGTATATAAACTTGCTCGAAGTAACTACAATAAAGTAAATGAGGCaagtaataaatgattttttaccCAAGGTTAGGAAACCTTTTGGCTTCCTAATCCCCTTTGAGATGGGCCCAACTTCAACGCTCAAACCACCGAGCCTCTGAATCTCCATGACAAGAGATGGGAAAGATAGGAGCCACCCCGGAAGTGGTCTACACAAGCCTCAGCCACTAGGGTTTGTTCTTACTATACTCTGGAGATGACGAACACTAAGCCACTCAAAATCACCACCGGGTCTTCTCTACAATCTCCTTTAGAAAGGGTTCTCTAAACTTCTCCAGTACCAACCTTAGGTGTACTTCGT from Oryza brachyantha chromosome 12, ObraRS2, whole genome shotgun sequence encodes:
- the LOC102706704 gene encoding F-box protein At3g12350, which translates into the protein METSPPAVAAVGTVLEDLPEDALLAILALLAPPDAAAAACACRRLAAAASSPSLPLALALRLGLPPPRPVLPGGPDPDPAAAARLLRSLHRLRRLLGLWRRLPSSGSRYGSPPSSLAAFEWAPRGTLAASLLAPSAHGLAVAKSPFVTLSIDESGETVAAMGDVPVCVNFVGNNHIVVEASASSGDDEDEAIEGGSPPEVMYMHFANRRSPGAGRKRRSKQGRRRGRVMEAEHFVRIADAEPTEARPLQGLWKGISGSQTLEFYLVTYDDIGGITCRQVADTRGQNSGYTPIFWTTNTTFLEEPFSEKELNHYTGREHIQVLGPGHAGTENRIVSRILCINSSYDVVDPHLSAHLDDRRNVEGRIWLYEDGTFGFGFNGSNSIIDLKHVSSDGCILDDLH